The region GGCACACCAGCGGGTGCGAGTCCGGGCCTTCGTAGTTGAAGTTCCTTATCTTCGGCCCCCAGCTCGTCAGCCAAATGCTCGACTTCGTAGAGTCGCAGATCAGGAAGTCTCTCTTTTCCAGCGCCTTCCCCGTGGACTACTCGTTCATCTTCTCTTATTGCTTACCTTCACTTGCACCGTCTGCAAATCTTTTGCCGTCACCACCACTCCAATAACGTCTATTTGTTCTCCCACCTTCAGGTTCTGTATTTGGTCCAGCGGCGTGAACGAGAAGCAGAAGGACGGTATTGTGTCGTCGTTCTGGAAGAGCTGTATGTGGCAGTGTTCGTCCAGCACCAGCTCGCACGAGTGCCTCAGGCTATTGAACTTCTTGTTCGCAGGCTTCAGCTGTCCTCCGCTGATCGAGTACACCTGATCGTTATACTGAGGCTCTCATCCTACCTGGCCTTCCTCCAGGAACGTGTACCACTTGTTCACCGACTCTCCGAAGAACGTTGCTCTGATCTCTCCCTGCGACACTTTTATTCATTTGCAACCTACGTTCGAGTCGCACAGATCCACTGAGAACAGCTGACTTTCTCCTCTCTGGTTGTTGAACTTCCTTATGTCCGACCTGATCGTCTCTTCTATCTTTCCCACTTACTTGTACGCCACTCTTGCTCTTATCAGCCACTTCGGTGTGTACAGCGTCAGGTCCGAGATTTTAGTCGGCGGTATTTCGAGCTTTTTCTTCACGTTTTTCGGCGGCTCGTATGGGTTTGAGATCGTCTTCACTGATCTCACGTTCTCCTGCTTCCTCACTGGACCTGACTCCTTCGTGttctcttccttctttGGGCTTCTAATTTCCTTTAACTTTTCCTTCCACTTACTTGTAGCTTTCGTCTTGCTCAATTCCGAGTCCCtgaattattttttttccaACTTCCACTTACTGGGTGATACACCAGTGTAGGAATCAGGTTTCCTATTAGGTGTCTGTAGTCGCCTGGAACCACCGAAATCCTCGTCAACACTACCAAATATCTCGAtctaatttaattttacttcGATTTTATTCTCTTACCTCGTTCTTGCTATCTTGTATTGGTTAAAACTGATTATTTTCCCTATCAGTTGTCGATCTCCGTCCGGTGAAGGTGGAACTAGTGCCAAGCACGTATGTTTGTACGCGTATGGCACTGTCCCATCTATTGTTTCTATTCTacatagttatttatttcaatttttacatatgtCTTCTAATTACAATGTGTGAGCCCGTTGCACACACTTTTctatctatttatctattttttgcTTTCACTGGACTTACAGGTATTTGTTGTCTGCTATACACGACTGTTCTAGGCAGAGAAGCTTTACTGGCACTTGGCATTCGTGGACTTCTTGGAAGTACTTCTCATTCGCCGTAGTCACTGCTTCTGCCAACTGTGTGAAGAAATCTTTTGACAATATTCGCGGCAACGACATTTTACTCGTTTATATATATcgatatttattttctgaaTGGgaatttacacatattacGCACtacattatttacacaacaTCGTGTTGGCTTTCTCTCTTCACCCCTTGTTCCCTACTACTCTCTTCCACCATTTAGAGGACTCTCCT is a window of Theileria orientalis strain Shintoku DNA, chromosome 2, complete genome DNA encoding:
- a CDS encoding replication factor-A protein 1, yielding MSLPRILSKDFFTQLAEAVTTANEKYFQEVHECQVPVKLLCLEQSCIADNKYLIETIDGTVPYAYKHTCLALVPPSPDGDRQLIGKIISFNQYKIARTRSRYLVVLTRISVVPGDYRHLIGNLIPTLVYHPGLGIEQDESYKSPKKEENTKESGPVRKQENVRSVKTISNPYEPPKNVKKKLEIPPTKISDLTLYTPKWLIRARVAYKSDIRKFNNQRGESQLFSVDLCDSNGEIRATFFGESVNKWYTFLEEGQVYSISGGQLKPANKKFNSLRHSCELVLDEHCHIQLFQNDDTIPSFCFSFTPLDQIQNLKVGEQIDVIGVVVTAKDLQTVQVKSTGKALEKRDFLICDSTKSSIWLTSWGPKIRNFNYEGPDSHPLVCLKGVKVIEWQGKKLDVMGSTQVIFEPVIQEALELRKWWNENSHTLNFGTETSRGSSSKVFNQMSSLAEIISATNQALQFKSIDSNGMIFTTRALIEVLKDGTFSWPSCPGCRKRMNNDDGWYCPRCENRGTPTHMYMLTLKIVDETSHMWVTAMTDVGEDVQSIMGTKAYNLVKLMENGGTDETGKNFANYFEEVRLTEYVFKIKATVENFMDEPRLKYVRTNINRNRLSSNYSIAVTLALVETAILKILKAIPLEKEVEFAITDRVERIKKIMTEE